Proteins from one Deltaproteobacteria bacterium genomic window:
- a CDS encoding 3-isopropylmalate dehydratase small subunit produces the protein MKLRGRAWKFGSNVDTDAIIPARYLNVADPDVLAEHCMEDENPEFARGVKSGDMIVAGTNFGCGSSREHAPIAIKARGISCIIARSFARIFYRNAFNMGLPIVESGEAVDGIEDGHELEVDLTSGEITNVTTGLVFKSNPIPPFMRQIIDDGGLMQHIARRRR, from the coding sequence ATGAAGCTGAGGGGAAGGGCCTGGAAATTCGGTTCAAACGTCGACACAGACGCCATCATCCCTGCCCGTTATCTCAACGTGGCAGACCCGGATGTCCTGGCTGAACACTGTATGGAGGACGAAAACCCGGAGTTTGCAAGGGGGGTGAAGTCCGGGGACATGATCGTTGCCGGTACGAACTTCGGTTGTGGATCTTCCAGGGAACACGCTCCAATCGCCATCAAGGCCAGGGGGATATCCTGCATCATCGCCAGGAGTTTTGCCAGGATATTCTATAGAAATGCCTTTAACATGGGTCTCCCCATCGTCGAGAGCGGCGAGGCCGTCGATGGGATCGAGGACGGCCATGAGCTTGAGGTGGACTTGACCAGTGGTGAGATAACCAACGTGACGACAGGCCTTGTTTTCAAGTCCAATCCGATCCCTCCCTTTATGCGGCAGATCATAGATGACGGGGGGCTGATGCAACATATAGCCAGGAGGAGGAGGTAG
- a CDS encoding 3-isopropylmalate dehydrogenase, which produces MGKTYRIGVIPGDGTGPEVVAEGLKVLEAAAGKADFRYDLVRYDFGGERYLRTGELIPDSALQELRGLDAIYLGAIGHPDVRPGILEKGILLTLRFSLDQYINLRPVKLYPGVDTPLKDKGPEDIDFVVVRENTEGLYTGSGGFLRKGTPDEVALQESVNTRKGVERCLRYAFEYCRQRNKGKRLTLCGKTNVLTYAFDLWERVFGEVGREFPDVERDYAHVDAISMWMVKNPERFDVIVTDNMFGDIITDLGATIQGGMGVAAGGNINPGGTSMFEPIGGSAPKYAGKNLINPLAAILAGQMMLDHLGEHGAARLVERAVMKVIQDHMKSMEAGRMGVTTSEVGDLVARYIEKDGDPRV; this is translated from the coding sequence ATGGGAAAGACGTACAGGATCGGCGTGATTCCGGGTGATGGAACCGGGCCGGAGGTTGTTGCCGAGGGGCTGAAGGTCCTGGAGGCAGCCGCGGGGAAAGCGGATTTTCGGTATGACCTGGTCCGTTACGATTTCGGCGGGGAGAGGTATCTGAGAACGGGGGAGTTGATCCCGGATTCCGCCCTCCAGGAGCTCCGAGGACTCGATGCCATATATCTCGGCGCCATCGGGCATCCTGATGTGAGGCCGGGGATCCTGGAAAAGGGGATCCTTCTCACCCTGAGGTTCTCCCTTGACCAATACATCAATCTTCGGCCGGTGAAGCTCTACCCGGGGGTGGATACGCCCCTGAAGGACAAGGGTCCGGAGGATATCGATTTTGTCGTGGTGAGAGAGAACACCGAGGGACTCTACACCGGTTCAGGGGGTTTCCTGCGAAAGGGGACCCCGGACGAGGTGGCCCTCCAGGAGTCAGTCAATACCCGCAAAGGGGTGGAGCGGTGCCTGCGATACGCATTTGAGTATTGCCGGCAGCGGAACAAGGGCAAGAGGCTCACCCTTTGCGGCAAGACCAATGTCCTCACCTATGCCTTCGACCTCTGGGAGAGGGTCTTTGGTGAGGTGGGCCGGGAGTTCCCGGATGTGGAGAGAGACTACGCTCACGTGGACGCCATCTCCATGTGGATGGTCAAGAACCCCGAGAGGTTCGATGTGATCGTGACCGATAACATGTTTGGCGATATCATCACGGACCTCGGGGCCACGATCCAGGGAGGAATGGGGGTCGCGGCCGGGGGAAACATAAATCCGGGTGGGACCTCGATGTTTGAACCGATCGGAGGGTCTGCGCCGAAGTATGCGGGGAAAAACCTGATAAATCCTTTGGCCGCCATCCTGGCCGGCCAGATGATGCTGGACCATCTCGGAGAGCACGGGGCCGCCCGCCTCGTGGAGAGGGCCGTGATGAAGGTCATACAGGACCATATGAAGAGCATGGAGGCGGGAAGGATGGGCGTGACCACTTCCGAGGTGGGAGACCTTGTGGCGAGATACATCGAGAAGGACGGAGACCCCCGGGTGTAA
- a CDS encoding acetoacetate--CoA ligase has product MKEPLWMPSEDRIDKANMTRFMRFVNGKYSRRFESYSELYEWSVERIPDFWEAMWEFGGVRASRGYERVVDDLEKFPGAKWFVGARMNFAENLLRYRDGREALIFKGEAREAVRMTYGELYDSVARLAESLRRTGVGPDDRVVGFMPNMIETVVAMLATTSLGAAWSSCSSDFGIKGVLDRFGQIEPKVLFTADGYSYNGRTIDSLGRIREILKGLPSIERVVVVPYIQGRPEIRTLPKAVLYGDFISKDGGLDIEFEQVPSDHPLYIMYSSGTTGLPKCMVQGVGGVLINHIKELKLHTDIERGDRVFYFTTCGWMMWNWLVSSLALGATVVLFDGSPFYPDPGALWRLAEDEGITVFGTSPRYIGAIEKEGLRPGRDHDLSRLRAILSTGSPLVGESFEYVYREVKGDLQLASISGGTDLNGCFALGNPIGPVYKGELQCRGLGMKVEVFDGEGNPVICQKGELVCTAPFPSMPLYFWNDPGGSRYRAAYFEVYPNVWRHGDFAEITETGGMIIYGRSDATLNPGGVRIGTADIYAVVESMDEVADSIVVGQDWENDIRVILFVKLAPGIELTEELVSRIKKTIRESTTPRHVPAKIIAVKDIPYTISMKKVELAVRDVIHGRPVPNRDALANPEALDQYADIPELRT; this is encoded by the coding sequence ATGAAGGAGCCGCTTTGGATGCCATCAGAGGACCGGATAGACAAGGCCAATATGACCCGGTTCATGCGGTTTGTCAACGGTAAGTACTCCAGGCGGTTCGAGAGCTATTCCGAGCTCTACGAGTGGTCGGTAGAGAGGATTCCCGACTTCTGGGAGGCCATGTGGGAGTTCGGTGGTGTGAGGGCATCCCGGGGATACGAGAGGGTCGTGGACGATCTCGAGAAGTTTCCCGGGGCCAAGTGGTTCGTCGGGGCGAGAATGAACTTTGCGGAGAATCTGCTGCGCTACCGGGACGGCCGTGAGGCTCTGATCTTCAAGGGCGAGGCAAGAGAGGCGGTTCGCATGACCTACGGCGAGCTGTACGATTCGGTGGCCCGTCTTGCCGAGTCCCTGCGCCGGACCGGAGTCGGACCCGATGACCGGGTTGTCGGGTTCATGCCCAACATGATTGAGACTGTTGTAGCCATGCTGGCTACTACGAGCCTCGGGGCAGCCTGGTCGTCGTGCTCGTCCGACTTCGGCATCAAGGGGGTCCTGGACCGGTTCGGGCAGATCGAGCCGAAGGTCCTCTTTACGGCTGACGGATACTCGTACAACGGCAGGACTATCGACTCTCTTGGAAGGATTCGGGAGATCCTGAAAGGGCTTCCCTCCATCGAGAGGGTGGTGGTCGTGCCCTATATCCAGGGGAGGCCGGAAATACGGACTCTCCCAAAGGCCGTCCTCTACGGGGATTTCATCTCCAAGGATGGGGGGCTCGATATAGAATTCGAGCAGGTTCCCTCCGACCATCCTCTCTACATAATGTATTCCTCTGGGACAACCGGGCTTCCCAAGTGTATGGTCCAGGGGGTCGGCGGTGTCCTGATCAACCACATCAAGGAGCTCAAGCTTCATACCGACATTGAGAGGGGAGACAGGGTCTTCTACTTCACGACCTGTGGTTGGATGATGTGGAACTGGCTGGTGAGCTCCCTGGCCCTGGGGGCCACTGTCGTGCTCTTTGACGGCTCCCCCTTCTACCCGGATCCGGGTGCCCTGTGGAGGCTCGCCGAGGATGAGGGGATCACGGTCTTCGGGACGAGTCCAAGGTACATAGGGGCCATCGAAAAGGAGGGTCTCCGGCCGGGACGGGATCATGATCTGTCGAGGCTCCGGGCGATCCTGTCGACGGGTTCTCCCCTCGTGGGTGAGAGCTTCGAATACGTCTACCGGGAGGTCAAGGGCGATCTTCAACTGGCTTCCATCTCCGGTGGAACTGACCTCAACGGATGCTTTGCCTTGGGGAATCCTATCGGACCGGTCTACAAGGGGGAACTCCAGTGCCGGGGTCTCGGTATGAAGGTGGAGGTCTTTGATGGTGAAGGGAATCCGGTGATCTGCCAGAAGGGGGAACTCGTATGTACGGCGCCGTTTCCCTCGATGCCCCTCTATTTCTGGAACGACCCGGGCGGCTCAAGGTACAGGGCGGCGTATTTTGAGGTCTATCCCAATGTCTGGCGCCACGGGGATTTTGCCGAGATCACCGAGACGGGAGGGATGATCATCTACGGCCGGTCCGACGCCACCCTCAACCCGGGTGGAGTGCGGATCGGAACGGCAGACATCTATGCCGTGGTGGAGTCGATGGACGAGGTGGCAGACAGTATCGTGGTGGGTCAGGACTGGGAGAACGACATCCGGGTGATCCTCTTTGTAAAGCTGGCACCAGGGATAGAGCTGACAGAGGAGTTGGTCTCAAGAATCAAGAAAACCATAAGGGAAAGCACGACCCCCAGACACGTTCCCGCCAAGATCATCGCCGTGAAGGACATACCGTACACGATCAGCATGAAAAAGGTCGAACTGGCAGTGAGGGATGTGATCCACGGCAGGCCGGTTCCCAACAGGGACGCCCTGGCAAATCCGGAGGCATTGGACCAGTATGCGGACATACCAGAACTCCGGACCTAG
- a CDS encoding SDR family oxidoreductase: MGILDLFSLEGKTSYVTGGARGIGRSIAFGLAEAGAKVAVVDIDGREAEKTAHQLLESGYESFAIHADVTKKDEVLHMVEKVVLRWGRLDIGVNNAGKCLNAPGEEMGEDQWDDVVNLNLKGVFLSCQAAGRVMISQKAGSIINIASMSARIVNHPQPQVAYNASKAGVIMVTRSLAAEWAPHGVRVNSISPGYTATELTLRMGDLFPKWVEMTPMRRLAQPDEMKGAAVYLASEASRFVTGHDLVIDGGFTLW, translated from the coding sequence ATGGGGATTCTGGACCTCTTTTCCTTGGAAGGAAAGACGAGCTACGTGACAGGAGGCGCCCGGGGAATCGGCAGGAGCATAGCCTTCGGCCTCGCCGAGGCGGGCGCAAAGGTGGCTGTCGTCGACATAGACGGCCGAGAGGCCGAAAAGACCGCTCACCAACTCCTCGAGTCTGGTTATGAATCCTTTGCCATCCACGCCGATGTGACCAAGAAGGATGAGGTTCTCCACATGGTGGAGAAGGTGGTTCTGAGATGGGGAAGACTCGACATAGGGGTGAACAACGCTGGCAAGTGCCTCAATGCTCCGGGGGAAGAGATGGGAGAAGACCAGTGGGATGATGTGGTGAACCTCAACCTGAAAGGGGTCTTTCTGTCCTGCCAGGCTGCAGGACGCGTCATGATCAGCCAGAAGGCCGGGTCGATTATCAACATCGCCTCCATGTCAGCCCGAATCGTCAATCACCCACAGCCCCAGGTGGCCTACAACGCCTCAAAGGCAGGGGTGATCATGGTCACCAGATCCCTTGCGGCGGAATGGGCACCCCATGGCGTCCGGGTGAACAGCATCAGCCCCGGGTATACGGCCACGGAACTGACCCTCAGAATGGGAGATCTCTTTCCCAAGTGGGTGGAGATGACCCCCATGAGGCGCCTGGCACAGCCGGATGAGATGAAGGGGGCTGCCGTCTACCTGGCCTCAGAGGCTTCCAGGTTCGTCACCGGACACGACCTGGTAATCGATGGGGGCTTCACCCTGTGGTAG
- the xylB gene encoding xylulokinase, which produces MARQLVIGIDIGTSTCKALLVDHEGNVVARESEENPLSTPQPGWSEQDPEDWWQAVRVTIQRLLKRLDRAAEIKAIGLSGQMHGLVALGRDGVPLRPCILWNDQRTEKQCEEIHQKAGGVDGLLKLTNNRMLPGYTGGKIIWVRQHEPRLYEKIRKILNPKDYIRYRLTGEYATEVSEASGTGLFNVRAREWSYRLLELLDIPKDWLPKCYESAEISGQVTKSVASDLGLPAGLPVAGGGGDAVAQTTGTGMIEPGILGTTIGTAGIVAMALDRCYDNPEGKLQIFCNNMPDKWHAMGVTLAAGGSLRWFRDVLGGMEKEISRWTGEDAYEILCREASKAGPGSEGLLFLPYLIGERCPHVDPQARGAFVGLTLRHGRSHIVRSLLEGVIFSLMDTAQLIREMGIPVTQIRTSGGGALSGFWRQIHADVFNSEVVTVSGSGEGGAYGAALVAGAGVGVWPSVEEAVRVLKVETRDLPVPAQAEVYGRLFPIYRGLYRSLKDSFDRIAEVSG; this is translated from the coding sequence ATGGCACGACAATTGGTGATAGGAATCGATATCGGGACTTCGACTTGCAAGGCACTGCTGGTCGACCATGAGGGGAACGTGGTGGCCCGGGAATCGGAGGAGAATCCCCTGTCAACTCCCCAGCCGGGCTGGTCCGAGCAGGACCCCGAGGACTGGTGGCAGGCGGTCAGGGTTACGATCCAGAGACTCCTGAAGAGACTCGACAGGGCGGCCGAGATCAAGGCCATCGGGCTGAGCGGCCAGATGCACGGCCTGGTTGCCCTCGGCAGGGACGGGGTCCCGCTGCGGCCCTGCATTCTCTGGAACGACCAGCGGACGGAAAAACAGTGTGAGGAGATCCACCAAAAGGCCGGGGGCGTGGACGGCCTGCTGAAACTCACCAACAATCGGATGCTTCCGGGATACACGGGGGGAAAGATAATCTGGGTTCGCCAGCACGAACCCCGTCTCTACGAGAAGATAAGAAAGATCCTGAACCCCAAGGACTACATCAGGTACCGCCTGACAGGGGAGTATGCAACCGAAGTATCCGAGGCCTCCGGAACAGGGCTGTTCAACGTCCGCGCGAGGGAGTGGTCCTACCGGCTCCTTGAACTTCTCGACATCCCCAAGGACTGGCTTCCCAAATGCTACGAGTCGGCAGAGATCAGCGGCCAGGTCACCAAGAGCGTCGCCTCCGACCTGGGCCTCCCGGCAGGGCTGCCTGTCGCCGGCGGTGGGGGGGACGCGGTCGCCCAGACCACCGGGACGGGGATGATTGAACCGGGAATCCTGGGTACGACCATCGGAACCGCAGGAATCGTTGCCATGGCGCTCGACAGGTGCTATGACAACCCAGAGGGGAAACTCCAGATCTTCTGCAACAACATGCCCGACAAGTGGCACGCCATGGGTGTCACCTTGGCCGCCGGGGGATCTCTGAGATGGTTCCGTGACGTGCTGGGAGGGATGGAAAAAGAGATCTCCCGCTGGACAGGGGAGGACGCGTACGAGATTCTCTGCCGAGAGGCCTCCAAGGCCGGGCCTGGATCAGAGGGACTGCTCTTTCTCCCCTATCTCATCGGCGAGAGGTGCCCCCATGTGGATCCCCAGGCCAGGGGTGCCTTTGTGGGCCTCACCCTCCGTCACGGCCGATCCCATATAGTCCGGAGCCTCCTCGAAGGGGTGATCTTCAGCCTCATGGACACGGCACAACTGATCAGGGAGATGGGAATCCCCGTAACCCAGATACGCACGTCGGGCGGGGGGGCCCTGAGTGGTTTCTGGCGCCAGATCCACGCCGACGTGTTCAACAGCGAGGTTGTCACCGTGAGCGGCAGCGGCGAGGGTGGGGCCTACGGTGCAGCCCTTGTGGCAGGTGCGGGTGTAGGGGTCTGGCCGAGTGTGGAGGAAGCCGTCCGGGTCCTGAAGGTGGAGACGAGAGACCTTCCGGTCCCGGCACAAGCAGAGGTGTACGGCAGACTGTTCCCCATCTACCGGGGACTCTACCGTAGTCTCAAGGACAGCTTTGACCGCATTGCGGAGGTATCCGGCTAG